From Oligoflexia bacterium, one genomic window encodes:
- the glmM gene encoding phosphoglucosamine mutase, giving the protein MSTRKKLFGTDGIRGTANQFPMTTEIAMQVGRAIAYKVKSEQTGARDKKPKILIGKDTRISGYMIEQALSSGICSMGVNVLLVGPLPTPGIAFLTQNMRADAGIVISASHNLFQDNGIKIFGRDGFKLPISDEDKIEDMVLNQDLSDHMPTAEGVGKTVRIDDAIGRYVVYVKNTFPQALTLQGLRIVLDCANGAAYKVAPWVFEELGAEVIKLGVSPDGMNINDKCGALYPESVSRAVVEYRADIGISLDGDADRVILSDERGQIVNGDHVLAICAIDMADKKQLLKNTVVATQMSNVGLEQCLKKRGIKLLHTEVGDKYVVDAMRQGGYVLGGEQSGHIIFLENSTTGDGLVAALRVLAVMAQNNKKLSELRSLMTDVPQVLRNIRVSKRKDLHDIKGLDDLVKKIEEKLSDKGRVFLRFSGTEPVVRILVEGPSREEINTAAEELAHIIHRELA; this is encoded by the coding sequence ATGAGCACACGTAAAAAATTATTTGGCACTGATGGCATTCGCGGCACTGCAAATCAATTTCCAATGACTACAGAAATTGCCATGCAGGTGGGCAGAGCAATTGCCTACAAAGTAAAATCAGAACAAACAGGTGCGCGGGATAAGAAGCCAAAAATTCTTATTGGTAAAGATACACGCATCAGCGGGTACATGATTGAACAAGCATTGAGCAGCGGAATTTGTTCAATGGGTGTAAACGTTTTACTTGTTGGCCCACTGCCCACACCTGGAATCGCATTTTTGACGCAAAATATGAGAGCCGATGCGGGTATTGTAATTTCGGCAAGTCATAATCTTTTTCAAGATAACGGAATCAAAATTTTTGGTCGAGATGGTTTTAAACTTCCAATCAGTGACGAAGATAAAATTGAAGATATGGTTTTAAATCAAGACCTGAGTGATCACATGCCTACGGCCGAAGGTGTTGGTAAAACCGTGCGTATCGACGATGCTATTGGTCGCTATGTGGTTTACGTTAAAAATACTTTTCCCCAAGCTCTAACACTACAAGGGTTACGTATTGTTCTTGATTGTGCAAATGGTGCTGCTTACAAAGTTGCACCGTGGGTTTTTGAAGAACTAGGCGCTGAAGTTATAAAGCTTGGCGTTTCACCTGATGGTATGAATATCAATGATAAATGTGGTGCCCTTTACCCTGAGAGTGTTTCACGTGCTGTGGTTGAGTATCGGGCTGACATTGGTATTAGCCTTGACGGTGACGCTGATCGAGTGATTTTAAGTGATGAACGTGGGCAAATTGTAAATGGTGATCATGTGCTTGCAATTTGCGCAATCGACATGGCTGATAAAAAACAATTACTAAAAAATACTGTAGTTGCAACTCAGATGAGTAATGTGGGTTTAGAGCAATGCCTTAAAAAACGTGGGATAAAACTTTTGCATACAGAAGTAGGAGATAAATACGTTGTCGATGCAATGAGACAAGGTGGTTATGTCTTGGGTGGTGAACAATCAGGACATATTATCTTCTTAGAAAACAGCACAACAGGTGACGGTCTCGTTGCTGCACTTCGTGTGTTAGCTGTAATGGCTCAGAATAATAAAAAACTTTCAGAACTGCGTTCACTGATGACAGATGTTCCTCAAGTGTTACGTAATATTCGCGTTTCTAAACGCAAAGATTTGCATGACATCAAGGGTCTTGATGATTTGGTTAAAAAAATTGAAGAAAAACTTTCTGATAAGGGACGCGTTTTCTTGCGATTTTCAGGTACTGAGCCCGTTGTTCGTATTTTGGTAGAAGGGCCGAGTCGTGAAGAAATCAATACCGCAGCAGAAGAGTTAGCCCATATCATTCACCGAGAGTTGGCGTGA
- a CDS encoding CdaR family protein, with protein sequence MKQSQGFSLSENTSYKIVALLITLILWVIILGSKEATIVKMIAADYLLPRDMMIVNNVPHQVAFRVTGPRLALKRFTEVAEPLSIDLSSAVEGVSTVRIHPDSINVPAGLRITSVSPASLTPKLERVVHRDVPVQLQTKGTLPEGKKLVSTVITPAAWEVWGARSVIDGIKFLKTTPLDLSEIKESTTKELTLAIDEQNIVQKKEAKVKIDLVVK encoded by the coding sequence AATCTCAGGGTTTTAGTCTTTCTGAAAACACTAGTTATAAAATTGTGGCACTGCTTATCACACTCATTTTATGGGTTATCATTCTTGGCAGTAAAGAAGCTACAATTGTAAAAATGATTGCTGCTGATTACCTACTTCCTCGCGACATGATGATTGTTAACAATGTCCCACATCAAGTTGCATTTCGTGTGACGGGCCCAAGGCTAGCTTTGAAGCGCTTCACCGAAGTTGCAGAACCACTGAGTATAGATCTTAGTTCTGCTGTTGAAGGGGTGAGTACTGTTCGTATTCATCCTGATAGTATAAATGTTCCAGCGGGTTTAAGAATTACTAGTGTTTCTCCTGCGTCTTTAACTCCTAAGCTTGAGCGTGTGGTGCATCGTGATGTGCCCGTGCAATTGCAGACAAAAGGAACCTTGCCCGAAGGTAAAAAACTTGTTTCAACAGTCATAACTCCGGCTGCCTGGGAGGTCTGGGGTGCTAGAAGTGTGATTGATGGTATTAAATTTTTAAAGACAACACCCTTAGATTTAAGTGAAATTAAAGAATCTACAACTAAAGAATTAACATTAGCTATTGATGAACAAAATATTGTGCAAAAAAAAGAAGCAAAAGTGAAAATCGACTTGGTGGTGAAATAA